From the genome of Mucilaginibacter paludis DSM 18603:
CACTATCGCTCGCAAAAGGTCCCTCGTACCTCGGGATGACAGGGTGTTGAGGTGAGGTGCAGTCCTGATTTGGTAATCAACTATAGATAAATAAAAATCGACTTTGCTATTTTTTTCCTCTCTCTAAAACGATGTCATCCCGACCGGAGGGAGGGATCTTTTACGCCCGACAGATATACTATAGGCTTCCTTCGCATGCTTGTTATGCCGCACACTCATCGCTCGCAAAAGGTCCCTCGTACCTCGGGATGACAGGGTGGTGAAGTGCGTTCCTGATTTGGTAATCAGCTATTAAATAATAAACCTTTACAGGATTCTTCCCACCTCCTTCTGCGGACTACATCGTCAGAAAAACGGACCTACACCTTATTCAACTCATCAATCAGCAACTTGCTGGTTTCGTTAAAATAGCGTTTGCGGCCAAAGCCCATTACCCATTGTATGCCGCGGCTGGCGTTGGTTAAAAAAACCTCGTCGGCCTGGTTGAGTATCTCGGGGTCCAGCTGGGCCTCAATCATCGGGATGTTGTTTGCTATGGCCAGCCCCATTACCACCTGCCGCATTACGCCGCTTATGCAGCCTTCGCTCAGGGCCGGGGTGTATAGCTGGTTTTGGTACAGCACAAACACGTTGGCACTAATGGTTTCGCATAAAAAACCATACTGATTACAGATAAAGGCGTCGTCCAGTTTATTTTGAGCCTTAAAAAGGCCCGCCATTACAAATAAAAGGGAGTTGCAGGTTTTGTAGTTTGATAAAATATTAACTGGCTTGGGCATGTCCTGGTACATATCCATAATCAGGCCGCGCGTATTTAAAAAGTAACGGGGCTCATCAACGGGTTGTAGCTCCAGGCAGTAAGCCATTTTATTTTGCGTGGGCGTGTACAAACCTTCGGCATCCCGGTAAACGGTTAAACGCAGGCGGCCATGCTTTACTTTGTTGCGGCTGGCTAACTCTTCGGCCTTCTCTTTTAAAAAGTAAGCATCCATTTGCGAGTAGCCGTCGATATGCAGCGCTTTCATCCCTTTTTGCAGGCGCTCGGCATGCAGGTCAACAAATTTCAAGCGGCCCTTCATCAGGCGCATGCTTTCAAACAAACCGTCGCCGTACTTAAAACCACGATTACCAATAGTGAGCAGCTTACTATCAGCCGGTAAAATTTCGCCGTTATAATTGATAAAAGTTGGAGTCATTTAACAGTTTGTAACACAAAATTAACCAATTTGATCTGCTGGCGACGACATATATTTTTGCCACTTCTCTAACACCGCCACAAAGTCCTGAGGCAAAGGGGCTTCAAAATGGACGCGCTTCCGGGCGGTAGGGTGTACAAAGCCCAGGGTTTGGGCGTGCAAGGCCTGCCGGGGCATCAGGGCAAAGCAATTTTCAACAAACTGTTTGTACTTGTTAAACAGCGTACCCTTTAAAATATGATCGCCACCGTAGGTAGCATCGCTAAAAAGCGGGTGGCCTATATGCTTCATGTGTGCACGTATCTGGTGTGTGCGGCCTGTTTCAAGTTCGCACTCAATCAGGGTAACGTACGTCATGCGTTGCAAAACCCGGTAATGGGTAACAGACCATTTTCCTTTTTCGGGATCATCGTAGATAGACATTACGCGCCTGTCTTTGATGCTGCGCCCTATATAGCCGGTAACGGTACCGTCGATTTCCAGGTCGCCCCATACCAGGGCGAGGTATTTGCGGGCAATGGTATGCTCGTAAAACTGCCGGGCAAGCCAGGTCATGGAGCGCTCGTTTTTGCTGATGAGCAACAAGCCAGAAGTATCCTTATCAATGCGGTGCACCAGTCCGGGCCGCCCATCGTTGCCGGGCAGGGTAGGCAATTGCTGAAAGTGGTATACCAAACCGTTAACCAGCGTGCCGGTGTAATTATTATAACCGGGGTGCACTACCAGGCCGGCCGGCTTGTTTACCACCAGTACATCATCATCTTCATAAACAATATCCAGCGGAATATTTTCCGGATAAACCTCCGTATCGCGCGGCGGATGCGGCAACACTACCGAAATAACGTCCAGCGGCTTAACTTTATAGCTCGATTTAATGGCCTTATCGTTAACCAGCACGTTACCCAGCTCAATAGCGTTTTGAATGCGGTTACGCGACGCGTTTTCAACCCGGTGCATCAAAAACTTGTCAATCCGCAGCAACGACTGGCCCTTATCCACCACTATCCGTAAATGCTCATACAGGTCCTGCTCTTCCTGCTCAAATAATTCAGCTTCCTGGTTCATCGCCGCAAAAATACTTAATTTGCTAAGTTTATAATCAATATAAAAAAATGTTAGTTTTGAGGGTGGGGTTCTTAGCCGGGAGTGGGGAGTAAGTACAATGAATAAGCCGCATCAAAAAACACGTCGTGCGTGGCCATGCCGCACGTCCTTCGAGGGGCCTCAGGATGACAGCCTTCACGCACAGAAAAAGAACGTCACGACAAGTAATGGACCCAGCCAACCGGAAAAAAACAGAGATGACGTTTGAACCTCGCAGACCGTTAGGTGCAGAAAGAAAGTGCGCAAAAGCCTGACTGCACGCCGGGCCGGGAGCTGGCCTGTGGGCGGAAGGATCGGGCAGTCTTGACTTTTTTGGTTCTTTTTGTGTCAAGACAAAAAGAACAAAGCCATTCCCGCGGCGTTTGAGCGGGCCGATGCTCTAAATTAAGAATACTGATTGTAAGAGCCAAAATAGACACATTGACAATCAG
Proteins encoded in this window:
- a CDS encoding aminotransferase class IV, with translation MTPTFINYNGEILPADSKLLTIGNRGFKYGDGLFESMRLMKGRLKFVDLHAERLQKGMKALHIDGYSQMDAYFLKEKAEELASRNKVKHGRLRLTVYRDAEGLYTPTQNKMAYCLELQPVDEPRYFLNTRGLIMDMYQDMPKPVNILSNYKTCNSLLFVMAGLFKAQNKLDDAFICNQYGFLCETISANVFVLYQNQLYTPALSEGCISGVMRQVVMGLAIANNIPMIEAQLDPEILNQADEVFLTNASRGIQWVMGFGRKRYFNETSKLLIDELNKV
- a CDS encoding RluA family pseudouridine synthase, which encodes MNQEAELFEQEEQDLYEHLRIVVDKGQSLLRIDKFLMHRVENASRNRIQNAIELGNVLVNDKAIKSSYKVKPLDVISVVLPHPPRDTEVYPENIPLDIVYEDDDVLVVNKPAGLVVHPGYNNYTGTLVNGLVYHFQQLPTLPGNDGRPGLVHRIDKDTSGLLLISKNERSMTWLARQFYEHTIARKYLALVWGDLEIDGTVTGYIGRSIKDRRVMSIYDDPEKGKWSVTHYRVLQRMTYVTLIECELETGRTHQIRAHMKHIGHPLFSDATYGGDHILKGTLFNKYKQFVENCFALMPRQALHAQTLGFVHPTARKRVHFEAPLPQDFVAVLEKWQKYMSSPADQIG